A portion of the Malania oleifera isolate guangnan ecotype guangnan chromosome 3, ASM2987363v1, whole genome shotgun sequence genome contains these proteins:
- the LOC131152303 gene encoding protein PLASTID MOVEMENT IMPAIRED 1-RELATED 1-like isoform X1 has product MMQSNVGPGYNSVGDTNSGELLLRDIEAISKALYLDKSPPKGLVQPSHVRSKSAGKTRFQDSESNFKTRFTGEELLCKDRRPSIWNWKPLKVLTHIRNRRFNCCFFLHVHSVRGLPPSFNDYSLCVHWKRKEGLQTRSCRVHQGLAEFEETLMHRCSVYGSRSAPHQAAKYEAKHFLVYASVVEVPRLEVGKHWVDLTKLLPRTFEELEDDKSLGKWTMSFELSGRAKGATLNVSFGFLVVDDNSFQLTRNPNVPELLNLSQNRRSSVRRPIGRFSLDDANGMLRRLGSVPDILNHGSHILSQSTDVKSFHKILPDPQMGLSRSINFLYEKLDEGKKNNAEEIDMFPEQMESLKPKPHSFSDSTISFIENDADFTIIDQGIEFSTEEPLKFKEGAVQIFDGAAVETIHVDEIINGGGVAVDSEAKGNPKDETHENYKDEVVVKHSGYRENNTQINASAMANLVSAFQSPPILASADLEDEFLPKEENLEIKSCLKSSKMVKSCSLDDVTDSLTGDFLNMWGTEHSPFGLSSDGEPDSPRERLLRQFEKDVVASGNFIFDFDAQGVLSEFSCAGPPGFRLEDFSEDFNFSMISQAAEKDRRASQSLKSKRNAKMLEDLETKALMLNWGLNEEAFQSSPRYSSGGFGSPVYLPPDEPGELPPLGEGLGPFVWVKSAGFLRSMSPSLFRNAENGGNLIIQASGAVVLPAEMGSDVMEVIQHLALVGIGKLSMQVNKLMPLEDITGKVIQHVVQDAASRWAMPESQVNLQCESEAGQDSSGEGKKAVQFPSVQNYDDLKSSSTGSEMGLEYVSLEDLAPLAMDKIEVLSIEGLRIQSGMSAEEAPSCIRPNSAEETLMFDGKCANFNTFSLKGAIGDELLDVKDGGHDADGLLDLSITLDEWMKLDAGIVGGDHIGERISKILAAHHAKYADLIGGRLTKDGKWGRAFGGNCGLMGNSLTVALMVQLRDPFRNYEPIGAPMFAIIRAERDFVPLMPKICSSMLGRSNHWEGENQYELMEKEGSQEGNEKTGKEGIPQFKLTEVHLAGLNPEPAKKQLWGSTTQQQSGSRWLLASGMGKTNKHAFSKSKAIVKFSSQVMTKVLAEDTFWSISSCVHSTRAERKGFAALNSHIRNPDVIFPNETIRLRV; this is encoded by the exons ATGATGCAGTCCAATGTTGGACCTGGGTATAATAGTGTTGGAGACACCAATAGTGGTGAGTTGTTGTTGCGTGACATTGAGGCAATAAGTAAAGCCCTTTATTTGGACAAAAGCCCTCCAAAGGGATTAGTTCAGCCGTCCCATGTTCGATCCAAATCGGCTGGGAAAACCCGTTTCCAGGATTCGGAATCGAACTTCAAGACGAGGTTCACTGGGGAAGAATTGTTGTGCAAGGACAGGAGACCATCAATATGGAATTGGAAGCCCTTAAAGGTTTTGACCCATATTCGGAACCGTCGGTTTAATTGTTGTTTCTTTCTCCATGTCCATTCAGTTCGGGGATTGCCACCGAGTTTCAATGATTATAGCTTGTGTGTGCATTGGAAAAGGAAGGAGGGGTTGCAAACACGCTCGTGTAGGGTTCACCAGGGTTTGGCTGAATTTGAAGAGACTTTGATGCATAGATGTTCTGTGTATGGGAGTAGAAGTGCACCCCATCAGGCTGCGAAGTATGAGGCCAAGCATTTCTTGGTCTATGCTTCTGTAGTTGAGGTTCCAAGGCTTGAAGTTGGGAAGCATTGGGTTGATCTTACAAAGTTGCTTCCACGTACTTTTGAGGAGTTAGAGGACGACAAAAGCCTAGGGAAGTGGACTATGAGCTTCGAGCTCTCAGGCAGAGCTAAAGGAGCAACTCTAAATGttagttttgggtttttggtagTGGATGACAATTCGTTTCAGTTGACCAGAAATCCAAATGTTCCTGAGCTTTTAAATTTAAGCCAAAATAGGCGGAGTTCAGTGAGAAGGCCTATTGGAAGATTCAGTCTTGATGATGCTAATGGCATGCTTAGGCGGCTTGGGAGTGTCCCAGATATCTTGAATCATGGGTCTCACATACTATCCCAGTCTACAGATGTGAAGAGCTTTCACAAAATATTGCCAGATCCACAGATGggcctctccagatccataaaTTTTCTGTATGAAAAACTCGATGAGGGGAAGAAGAATAATGCAGAAGAGATTGATATGTTTCCTGAGCAAATGGAGTCCCTAAAACCAAAGCCTCACTCATTTTCTGACTCTACAATATCATTTATCGAAAATGATGCTGACTTTACGATAATTGACCAGGGGATAGAATTTTCCACAGAAGAACCATTGAAATTTAAAGAGGGTGCTGTTCAGATTTTTGATGGTGCTGCAGTAGAAACAATTCACGTGGATGAGATCATTAATGGTGGTGGAGTTGCTGTTGACAGTGAGGCAAAGGGCAACCCGAAGGATGAGACCCATGAGAATTACAAAGATGAGGTTGTGGTGAAACACTCTGGGTACAGAGAGAATAACACACAGATCAATGCATCAGCCATGGCAAACCTAGTGTCAGCTTTTCAAAGCCCACCAATTTTGGCATCTGCAGATTTAGAGGATGAATTTCTTCCAAAAGAAGAAAACTTAGAGATTAAATCCTGTCTTAAATCAAGTAAGATGGTTAAATCATGTAGCTTGGATGATGTTACTGATTCTTTGACAGGTGATTTCTTAAACATGTGGGGGACAGAGCACAGTCCTTTTGGCTTGAGTTCAGATGGCGAACCTGACTCTCCCAGAGAGCGTTTATTGAGACAGTTTGAAAAAGATGTTGTAGCTTCTGGCAACTTCATTTTTGATTTTGATGCACAGGGAGTGCTGTCAGAATTTAGTTGTGCTGGTCCACCAGGATTCCGTTTGGAAGACTTTTCTGAAGATTTTAACTTTTCAATGATTTCTCAAGCTGCTGAGAAGGATAGAAGGGCAAGTCAGTCTTTGAAAAGTAAAAGGAATGCCAAAATGCTTGAAGACTTGGAGACTAAAGCTTTAATGCTGAATTGGGGTTTGAATGAGGAAGCCTTTCAGAGTTCTCCACGTTATAGCTCTGGTGGATTTGGAAGTCCAGTCTACCTCCCACCTGATGAGCCAGGTGAATTACCTCCACTTGGCGAAGGCCTGGGCCCATTTGTTTGGGTTAAGAGTGCAGGTTTTTTGCGGTCCATGAGTCCCTCACTTTTCAGAAATGCTGAGAATGGTGGGAACTTGATAATCCAGGCTTCTGGTGCAGTTGTGCTACCAGCAGAAATGGGTTCTGATGTCATGGAGGTTATACAGCATTTGGCATTGGTTGGAATTGGAAAGCTTTCAATGCAGGTGAATAAGTTAATGCCTTTGGAAGATATCACTGGGAAGGTGATTCAACATGTAGTGCAGGATGCTGCTTCTAGATGGGCCATGCCTGAGAG CCAGGTTAATTTGCAGTGTGAATCAGAGGCTGGGCAAGATTCATCTGGTGAGGGAAAGAAAGCTGTGCAGTTTCCATCTGTTCAGAATTATGATGATCTGAAATCAAGTTCAACAGGTAGCGAGATGGGTTTGGAGTATGTATCTCTGGAGGATCTTGCTCCTTTAGCTATGGATAAGATTGAAGTCCTTTCAATTGAAGGGTTGAGAATTCAATCTGGCATGTCAGCTGAGGAGGCACCTTCATGCATCAGGCCCAACTCTGCCGAGGAGACCTTAATGTTTGATGGGAAATGTGCCAatttcaatacattcagtttgaAAGGTGCGATAGGTGATGAACTGTTGGACGTCAAAGATGGTGGTCATGATGCTGATGGATTGTTGGATCTGTCTATTACATTGGATGAGTGGATGAAGCTGGATGCAGGAATTGTTGGTGGAGATCATATTGGTGAGCGAATTTCGAAGATCCTTGCTGCTCATCATGCTAAGTATGCAGATTTGATTGGTGGAAGGCTTACAAAGGATGGAAAATGGGGCAGAGCATTTGGTGGAAATTGTGGTCTGATGGGGAACAGCCTCACAGTAGCTCTTATGGTACAGCTAAGAGATCCCTTCCGAAACTATGAGCCTATTGGTGCACCAATGTTTGCTATAATTCGAGCAGAAAGGGATTTTGTCCCTCTGATGCCAAAAATATGCAGTAGCATGTTGGGAAGAAGCAACCACTGGGAAGGGGAGAACCAATATGAGTTGATGGAAAAGGAGGGAAGTCAAGAGGGAAATGAGAAAACAGGTAAAGAGGGCATTCCTCAGTTCAAACTCACTGAAGTGCATCTTGCTGGTTTAAATCCTGAGCCTGCCAAGAAGCAGCTGTGGGGTAGCACAACCCAGCAACAGTCTGGGTCCCGCTGGTTGCTAGCTAGCGGCATGGGTAAGACTAATAAGCATGCATTTTCAAAGTCAAAGGCTATTGTTAAATTTTCTTCTCAAGTGATGACTAAAGTGCTAGCTGAGGATACATTTTGGAGCATCTCTTCTTGTGTCCACAGCACAAGAGCTGAACGGAAAGGGTTCGCTGCACTTAATTCACACATACGGAACCCAGACGTTATCTTTCCAAATGAAACTATTAGGTTGCGTGTGTAA
- the LOC131152304 gene encoding probable WRKY transcription factor 50 isoform X1, translating into MSDSSFGDPSEFELSEYFKLGDWLEEDSSPAPVDSRPTQNPVNHPYAVYEAGGSSSHREGPNTRVNGDGQDNRDVREKVAFKIKTDTDILDDGFKWRKYGKKMVKNSPNPRNYFRCSVEGCPVKKRVERDREDPGYVIATYEGTHNHESPNKF; encoded by the exons ATGTCTGATTCCAGTTTTGGTGATCCTTCTGAGTTCGAGCTTTCCGAGTACTTCAAGCTCGGCGACTGGCTCGAAGAGGATTCTTCACCTGCACCTGTGGATTCCAGACCTACCCAGAACCCGGTTAATCATCCATATGCAGTTTATGAAGCAGGTGGAAGTAGCAGCCACCGCGAGGGGCCTAATACCA GAGTGAACGGGGATGGCCAGGATAATAGAGACGTCAGAGAAAAGGTTGCGTTCAAAATCAAAACAGACACTGATATACTAGACGACGGGTTCAAGTGGAGGAAGTACGGGAAGAAAATGGTGAAGAACAGCCCAAATCCAAG GAATTATTTTCGGTGTTCAGTTGAAGGGTGCCCAGTGAAGAAGAGAGTCGAAAGAGACAGAGAGGATCCAGGATATGTGATAGCAACATATGAGGGCACGCATAACCATGAAAGCCCGAACAAGTTCTGA
- the LOC131152303 gene encoding protein PLASTID MOVEMENT IMPAIRED 1-RELATED 1-like isoform X2: MHRCSVYGSRSAPHQAAKYEAKHFLVYASVVEVPRLEVGKHWVDLTKLLPRTFEELEDDKSLGKWTMSFELSGRAKGATLNVSFGFLVVDDNSFQLTRNPNVPELLNLSQNRRSSVRRPIGRFSLDDANGMLRRLGSVPDILNHGSHILSQSTDVKSFHKILPDPQMGLSRSINFLYEKLDEGKKNNAEEIDMFPEQMESLKPKPHSFSDSTISFIENDADFTIIDQGIEFSTEEPLKFKEGAVQIFDGAAVETIHVDEIINGGGVAVDSEAKGNPKDETHENYKDEVVVKHSGYRENNTQINASAMANLVSAFQSPPILASADLEDEFLPKEENLEIKSCLKSSKMVKSCSLDDVTDSLTGDFLNMWGTEHSPFGLSSDGEPDSPRERLLRQFEKDVVASGNFIFDFDAQGVLSEFSCAGPPGFRLEDFSEDFNFSMISQAAEKDRRASQSLKSKRNAKMLEDLETKALMLNWGLNEEAFQSSPRYSSGGFGSPVYLPPDEPGELPPLGEGLGPFVWVKSAGFLRSMSPSLFRNAENGGNLIIQASGAVVLPAEMGSDVMEVIQHLALVGIGKLSMQVNKLMPLEDITGKVIQHVVQDAASRWAMPESQVNLQCESEAGQDSSGEGKKAVQFPSVQNYDDLKSSSTGSEMGLEYVSLEDLAPLAMDKIEVLSIEGLRIQSGMSAEEAPSCIRPNSAEETLMFDGKCANFNTFSLKGAIGDELLDVKDGGHDADGLLDLSITLDEWMKLDAGIVGGDHIGERISKILAAHHAKYADLIGGRLTKDGKWGRAFGGNCGLMGNSLTVALMVQLRDPFRNYEPIGAPMFAIIRAERDFVPLMPKICSSMLGRSNHWEGENQYELMEKEGSQEGNEKTGKEGIPQFKLTEVHLAGLNPEPAKKQLWGSTTQQQSGSRWLLASGMGKTNKHAFSKSKAIVKFSSQVMTKVLAEDTFWSISSCVHSTRAERKGFAALNSHIRNPDVIFPNETIRLRV; encoded by the exons ATGCATAGATGTTCTGTGTATGGGAGTAGAAGTGCACCCCATCAGGCTGCGAAGTATGAGGCCAAGCATTTCTTGGTCTATGCTTCTGTAGTTGAGGTTCCAAGGCTTGAAGTTGGGAAGCATTGGGTTGATCTTACAAAGTTGCTTCCACGTACTTTTGAGGAGTTAGAGGACGACAAAAGCCTAGGGAAGTGGACTATGAGCTTCGAGCTCTCAGGCAGAGCTAAAGGAGCAACTCTAAATGttagttttgggtttttggtagTGGATGACAATTCGTTTCAGTTGACCAGAAATCCAAATGTTCCTGAGCTTTTAAATTTAAGCCAAAATAGGCGGAGTTCAGTGAGAAGGCCTATTGGAAGATTCAGTCTTGATGATGCTAATGGCATGCTTAGGCGGCTTGGGAGTGTCCCAGATATCTTGAATCATGGGTCTCACATACTATCCCAGTCTACAGATGTGAAGAGCTTTCACAAAATATTGCCAGATCCACAGATGggcctctccagatccataaaTTTTCTGTATGAAAAACTCGATGAGGGGAAGAAGAATAATGCAGAAGAGATTGATATGTTTCCTGAGCAAATGGAGTCCCTAAAACCAAAGCCTCACTCATTTTCTGACTCTACAATATCATTTATCGAAAATGATGCTGACTTTACGATAATTGACCAGGGGATAGAATTTTCCACAGAAGAACCATTGAAATTTAAAGAGGGTGCTGTTCAGATTTTTGATGGTGCTGCAGTAGAAACAATTCACGTGGATGAGATCATTAATGGTGGTGGAGTTGCTGTTGACAGTGAGGCAAAGGGCAACCCGAAGGATGAGACCCATGAGAATTACAAAGATGAGGTTGTGGTGAAACACTCTGGGTACAGAGAGAATAACACACAGATCAATGCATCAGCCATGGCAAACCTAGTGTCAGCTTTTCAAAGCCCACCAATTTTGGCATCTGCAGATTTAGAGGATGAATTTCTTCCAAAAGAAGAAAACTTAGAGATTAAATCCTGTCTTAAATCAAGTAAGATGGTTAAATCATGTAGCTTGGATGATGTTACTGATTCTTTGACAGGTGATTTCTTAAACATGTGGGGGACAGAGCACAGTCCTTTTGGCTTGAGTTCAGATGGCGAACCTGACTCTCCCAGAGAGCGTTTATTGAGACAGTTTGAAAAAGATGTTGTAGCTTCTGGCAACTTCATTTTTGATTTTGATGCACAGGGAGTGCTGTCAGAATTTAGTTGTGCTGGTCCACCAGGATTCCGTTTGGAAGACTTTTCTGAAGATTTTAACTTTTCAATGATTTCTCAAGCTGCTGAGAAGGATAGAAGGGCAAGTCAGTCTTTGAAAAGTAAAAGGAATGCCAAAATGCTTGAAGACTTGGAGACTAAAGCTTTAATGCTGAATTGGGGTTTGAATGAGGAAGCCTTTCAGAGTTCTCCACGTTATAGCTCTGGTGGATTTGGAAGTCCAGTCTACCTCCCACCTGATGAGCCAGGTGAATTACCTCCACTTGGCGAAGGCCTGGGCCCATTTGTTTGGGTTAAGAGTGCAGGTTTTTTGCGGTCCATGAGTCCCTCACTTTTCAGAAATGCTGAGAATGGTGGGAACTTGATAATCCAGGCTTCTGGTGCAGTTGTGCTACCAGCAGAAATGGGTTCTGATGTCATGGAGGTTATACAGCATTTGGCATTGGTTGGAATTGGAAAGCTTTCAATGCAGGTGAATAAGTTAATGCCTTTGGAAGATATCACTGGGAAGGTGATTCAACATGTAGTGCAGGATGCTGCTTCTAGATGGGCCATGCCTGAGAG CCAGGTTAATTTGCAGTGTGAATCAGAGGCTGGGCAAGATTCATCTGGTGAGGGAAAGAAAGCTGTGCAGTTTCCATCTGTTCAGAATTATGATGATCTGAAATCAAGTTCAACAGGTAGCGAGATGGGTTTGGAGTATGTATCTCTGGAGGATCTTGCTCCTTTAGCTATGGATAAGATTGAAGTCCTTTCAATTGAAGGGTTGAGAATTCAATCTGGCATGTCAGCTGAGGAGGCACCTTCATGCATCAGGCCCAACTCTGCCGAGGAGACCTTAATGTTTGATGGGAAATGTGCCAatttcaatacattcagtttgaAAGGTGCGATAGGTGATGAACTGTTGGACGTCAAAGATGGTGGTCATGATGCTGATGGATTGTTGGATCTGTCTATTACATTGGATGAGTGGATGAAGCTGGATGCAGGAATTGTTGGTGGAGATCATATTGGTGAGCGAATTTCGAAGATCCTTGCTGCTCATCATGCTAAGTATGCAGATTTGATTGGTGGAAGGCTTACAAAGGATGGAAAATGGGGCAGAGCATTTGGTGGAAATTGTGGTCTGATGGGGAACAGCCTCACAGTAGCTCTTATGGTACAGCTAAGAGATCCCTTCCGAAACTATGAGCCTATTGGTGCACCAATGTTTGCTATAATTCGAGCAGAAAGGGATTTTGTCCCTCTGATGCCAAAAATATGCAGTAGCATGTTGGGAAGAAGCAACCACTGGGAAGGGGAGAACCAATATGAGTTGATGGAAAAGGAGGGAAGTCAAGAGGGAAATGAGAAAACAGGTAAAGAGGGCATTCCTCAGTTCAAACTCACTGAAGTGCATCTTGCTGGTTTAAATCCTGAGCCTGCCAAGAAGCAGCTGTGGGGTAGCACAACCCAGCAACAGTCTGGGTCCCGCTGGTTGCTAGCTAGCGGCATGGGTAAGACTAATAAGCATGCATTTTCAAAGTCAAAGGCTATTGTTAAATTTTCTTCTCAAGTGATGACTAAAGTGCTAGCTGAGGATACATTTTGGAGCATCTCTTCTTGTGTCCACAGCACAAGAGCTGAACGGAAAGGGTTCGCTGCACTTAATTCACACATACGGAACCCAGACGTTATCTTTCCAAATGAAACTATTAGGTTGCGTGTGTAA
- the LOC131152304 gene encoding probable WRKY transcription factor 50 isoform X2, whose protein sequence is MSDSSFGDPSEFELSEYFKLGDWLEEDSSPAPVDSRPTQNPVNHPYAVYEAGGSSSHREGPNTRVNGDGQDNRDVREKVAFKIKTDTDILDDGFKWRKYGKKMVKNSPNPS, encoded by the exons ATGTCTGATTCCAGTTTTGGTGATCCTTCTGAGTTCGAGCTTTCCGAGTACTTCAAGCTCGGCGACTGGCTCGAAGAGGATTCTTCACCTGCACCTGTGGATTCCAGACCTACCCAGAACCCGGTTAATCATCCATATGCAGTTTATGAAGCAGGTGGAAGTAGCAGCCACCGCGAGGGGCCTAATACCA GAGTGAACGGGGATGGCCAGGATAATAGAGACGTCAGAGAAAAGGTTGCGTTCAAAATCAAAACAGACACTGATATACTAGACGACGGGTTCAAGTGGAGGAAGTACGGGAAGAAAATGGTGAAGAACAGCCCAAATCCAAG TTGA